Below is a genomic region from Astyanax mexicanus isolate ESR-SI-001 chromosome 25, AstMex3_surface, whole genome shotgun sequence.
TGGAAGGTgaagtctgtagtctgttctgctgttatatctgttgttggctCAACAGTTGGACCACTGAATTGGAgggtggagtctgtagtctgttctgctgttatatctgttgttgagtCAACAGTTGGAGTACTGGATTGGATGAtgtagtctgtagtctgttctgctgttatatctgttgttaatTCAACAGTTGAACCACTGTATTGGACAGTGGGGTCTgttgtctgttctgctgttatatctgttaattcaatagttggagcactggattggctggtggagtctgtggtctgttctgctgttatatctgttaatttaatagttggagcactggattgggtggtggagtctgtagtctgttttgctgttatatctgttgattCAATAGTTGGAGCACTAGATTGGAgggtggagtctgtagtctgttctgctgttatatctgttgattCAATAGTTGGAGCACTAGATTGGGTGgtggagtctgtggtctgttctaatgttatatctgttaattcaatagttggagcactggattgggtggtggagtctgtagtctgttttgctgttatatctgttgttggttcaactgttggagcactggattggaaggTGGAATCTGTAGTCAGTTCtgttgttatatctgttgttggttcaaaaGTTGGAGAACTGGATTGGATGGTGGAGTCTGTAGCCTGTTCTGCTGTTATACCTGTTGTTGAGTCAACAGTTGAAGCACTGGATTGGAAGgtggagtctgtggtctgttctgttatatctgttgttggttcaaaagttggagcactggattggatgGTGGAGTCTGtcatctgttctgctgttatatctgttgttggttcaacagtTGGAGTACTGGATTGGATGATGtagtctgtggtctgttctgctgttatatctgttgttggttcaacaggtggagcactggattggacagtggagtctgtagtctgttctgctgttatatctgttgttggttcaacagttggagcactggattggacagtggagtctgtagtctgttctgctgttatatatgTTGTTAATTCAAAAGTTGGCGCACTGGATTGGAaggtggagtctgtagtctgttctgctgttatatctgttgttgattcAACAGTTGGAGCACTGCTGGATTGGATGGTGGAGCCTGTGGTCTGTTCtaatgttatatctgttgttgattcAACAGGTGGAGCACTGTTGGATTGGGTGATGGAATTTGTGGTCCGTTCTGCTGTTATATGTGTTGTTGGTTCAACAGATGGAGCACTGCTGGATTGGGTGGTGGAATCcgtggtctgttctgctgttatatctgttgttgattcAACAGTTGAAGCACTGGATTGGTGTgtggagtctgtggtctgttctgttgttatatctgttgttggttcaaaaGTTGGAGAACTGGATTGGATGGTGGAGTCTGTAGCCTGTTCTGCTGTTATACCTGTTGTTGAGTCAACAGTTGAAGCACTGGATTGGAAGgtggagtctgtggtctgttctgtTATATCTTTTGTTGGTTCAaaagttggagcactggattggatgGTGGAGTCTGtcatctgttctgctgttatatctgttgttggttcaataGTTGGAGTACTGGATTGGAtggtggagtctgtagtctgttctgctgttatatctgttgttggttcaacagttggagcactggattggacagtagagtctgtagtctgttctgctgttatatatgTTGTTAATTCAAAAGTTGGCGCACTGGATTGGAaggtggagtctgtagtctgttctgctgttatatctgttgttggttcaactgttggagcactggattggaggGTGGAGTCTGtgctctgttctgctgttatatctgttaatTCAATAcctggagcactggattggatgatggagtctgtagtctgttctgctgttatatctgttgttggttcaacagtTGGAGTACTGGATTGGACGGTGAAGTGTgttgtctgttctgctgttatatctgttgttggttcaataGTTGAAACAGTGAATTGGCCGgtggagtctgtggtctgttctgctgttataccTGTTGTTAATTCAAAAGTCGGAGCACTGGATTGGATGAtgtagtctgtagtctgttctgctgttatatccgttgttgattcaacagttggagcactggactggaaggtggagtctgtggtctgttctgctgttgtatctgttgttggttcaacaggtggagcactggattggaaggtggagtctgtagtctgttctgctgttatatctgttgttggttcaacagttggagcactggattggacggtggagtctgtagtctgttctgctgttatatatgTTGTTAATTCAAAAGTCGGCGCACTGGATTGGAAGGTgaagtctgtagtctgttctgctgttatatctgttgttggctCAACAGTTGGACCACTGATTTGGAgggtggagtctgtagtctgttctgctgttatatctgttgttgagtCAACAGTTGGAGTACTGGATTGGATGAtgtagtctgtagtctgttctgctgttatatctgttgttaatTCAACAGTTGAACCACTGTATTGGACAGTGGGGTCTgttgtctgttctgctgttatatctgttaattcaatagttggagcactggattggctggtggagtctgtggtctgttctgctgttatatctgttaatttaatagttggagcactggattgggtggtggagtctgtagtctgttttGCTATTATATCTGTTGATTCAATAGTTGGAGCACTAGATTGGAgggtggagtctgtagtctgttctgctgttatatctgttgattCAATAGTTGGAGCACTAGATTGGGTGgtggagtctgtggtctgttctgctgttatatctgttaattcaatagttggagcactggattgggtggtggagtctgtagtctgttttgctgttatatctgttgattCAATAGTTGGAGCACTAGATTGGAgggtggagtctgtagtctgttctgctgttatatctgttgattcaatagttggagcactggattgggtggtggagtctgtagtctgttctgctcttatatctgttgttgattcAACAGTTGAAGCACTGGATTGGTGTGTGGAGTCTGTGATCTGTTCtgttgttatatctgttgttggttcaaaaGTTGGAGAACTGGATTGGATGGTGGAGTCTGTAGCCTGTTCTGCTGTTATACCTGTTGTTGAGTCAACAGTTGAAGCACTGGATTGGAAGgtggagtctgtggtctgttctgttatatctgttgttggttcaaaagttggagcactggattggatgGTGGAGTCTGtcatctgttctgctgttatatctgttgttggttcaacagtTGGAGTACAGGATTGGATGATGtagtctgtggtctgttctgctgttatatctgttgttaatTCAAAAGTTGGCGCACTGGATTGGAaggtggagtctgtagtctgttctgctgttatatctgttgttcgTTCAActgttggagcactggattggagggtggagtctgtggtctgttctgctgttatatctgttaatTCAATacttggagcactggattggatgatggagtctgtagtctgttctgctgttatatctgttgttggttcaactGTTGGAGCACTGGAATGGAaggtggagtctgtagtctgttctgctgttatatctgttgttgagtcaacagttggagcactggattggaaggtggagtcagtagtctgttctgctgttatatctgttgttggttcaacagtTGGAGTACTGGATTGGACGGTGGAGTGTgttgtctgttctgctgttatatctgttgttggttcaataGTTGAAACAGTGAATTGGCCGgtggagtctgtggtctgttctgctgttatatctgttaattcaatagttggagcactggattgggtggtggagtctgtagtctgttttgctgttatatctgttgattCAATAGTTGGAGCACTAGATTGGAGGGTGGAGTCTGTAGTcttttctgctgttatatctgttgattCAATAGTTGGAGCACTAGATTGGAGGgtggagtctgtggtctgttctgctgttatatcagTTAATTCAatagttggagcactggattgggtggtggagtctgtggtctgttctgctgttatatctgttaatttaatagttggagcactggattcggtggtggagtctgtagtctgttttgctgttatatctgttgattCAATAGTTGGAGCACTAGATTGGAgggtggagtctgtagtctgttctgctgttatatctgttgattcaatagttggagcactggattgggtggtggagtctgtagtctgttctgctcttatatctgttgttggttcaacaggtggagcactggattggaaggtggagtctgtggtctgttctgctgttatatctgatGTTGATTCAACAGTTGAATCACTGGATTTGGTGGTGAAACCTgttgtctgttctgctgttatatctgttgttgattcAACAGTTGGAGCACTGGTTTGGACCgtggagtctgtggtctgttctgctgttatatctgttaattcaatagttggagcactggattgggtggtggagtctgtggtctgttctgctgtcatatctgttgttgattcaacagttggagcactggattgggtggaggagtctgtagtctgttctaatgttatatctgttgtttgttcaacagttggagcactggattggatggtggagtctgtagtctgttctcctgttatatctgttgttaatACAACAGTTGAACCACTGGATTGGACAGTGGGGTCTgttgtctgttctgctgttatatctgttaatTCAATAGTTGGAGCACTAGATTGGAGGgtggagtctgtggtctgttctgctgttatatctgttaatttaatagttggagcactggattgggtggtggagtctgtagtctgttttgctgttatatctgttgattCAATAGTTGGAGCACTAGATTGGAGGGTGGAGTCTGTAGTcttttctgctgttatatctgttgattCAATAGTTGGAGCACTAGATTGGAGGgtggagtctgtggtctgttctgctgttatatcagTTAATTCAatagttggagcactggattgggtggcggagtctgtggtctgttctgctgttatatctgttaattcaatagttggagcactggattgggtggtggagtctgtagtctgttctgctcttatatctgttgttggttcaacaggTGGAGGACTGGATTGGAAGgtggagtctgtggtctgttctgctgttatatctgttgttggttcaataGTTGGAGCACTCGATTGGCCGGTGGAATCTGTGGtttgttctgctgttatatctgttgttggttcaacaggtggagcactggattggaaggtggagtctgtggtctgttctgctgttatatctgttgttgattcAATAGTTGGATCACTGGATTTGGTGGTGAAACCTgttgtctgttctgctgttatatctgttgttgattcAACAGTTGGATCACTGGATTTGGTGGTGAAACCTgttgtctgttctgctgttatatctgttgttgattcaactgttggagcactggattggaccgtggagtctgtggtctgttctgctgttatatctgttaatTCAATAGTTGGAGCACTAGATTGGGTGGAGGAGTCTATAGTCTGTTCtaatgttatatctgttgtttgttcaacagttggagcactggattgggtgggggagtctgtagtctgttctaatgttatatctgttgttgtttcaacagttggagcactggattgggtgggggagtctgtagtctgttctaatgttatatctgttgttgtttcaacagtTCGAGCACTGGATTGGGTGggggagtctgtagtctgttctaatgttatatctgttgttgtttcaacagttggagcactggattggatggtggagtctgtggtctgttcggctgttatatctgttgttggttcaacagttggagcactggattggacgGTCGAGTCTatggtctgttctgctgttatatctgttgttgagtcaacagttggagcactggattggatgGTGGAGTAAGTTGTCTGTTcagctgttatatctgttgttgattcAACAGTTGGAGCGCTGGATTGGGTGGGGGAGCCTGTAGTCAGTTCTGCTGTTTTATCTGTTGTTTGTTCAACAGTTGGAGAACTGGATTGGACGGTGGAATCTGTGGTCTGTTTtgttgttatatctgttgtttgtTCAACAGTTGAAACACTGGAGACTGTTGCTGCATCAGTGTTTAATTCTGTAGTGCCAGCTGTTGTAGGCTCTTCTGCAGAAACTGTTGCATGCTGTGTCATGGTGCTTAATGTGGCTGCTTGgataaaaaagaaatgtaaacaATGCAGATTAATTGTGTCACTGCAACTGTTCCaattaatttatacattattaataaaatatgttacttaaTATACTGACAATTGAACATTATTTAATACAATACTTACCCAAGAGTATGTATGCCACTGTAAAAGCTTTTTCATTCATCTTTTAAACACCTATAAATAACATATTTATTGATTAGTGTCATATAGTTAAAACAATCTATAACAGAAAACTGTGCAATTCAGTATGTGAAACCTAATTGGTTGACATACATACAAAATATTTGTGTCTCTAGATTCAATTTAGAAAACAATACCCTAGTTtcatatcattttatttctagcTCTTTACACATTTTCAAATTAGAATTCAACAAGAATGATTTAGAAAAAGTCTTCATAAAACAATAGCTTGAGAAATACTTTAATGATTTGTGGTTTTAAGATCCTTAAAgttcaaatgttttaaattaaaatttacatCAATTCGTAGGAAAATCAGTGAATTACTTGCATTTCTACATTGCTAcatccacagtgcaggctagaattTTAGAACCTGTATATTTTCCACCACACCCAGTTCTTGTGAAGGTAAGTCAGTATTTTGTGAGATTGTGGAGGAATTTTCTACCGTGCCAGTGTTTTTCAGTTCATCAACATTTCTGGGATGCCTTGCATGCACAGCCCACTTCAACAGCATGTTCAAAGGGTTAGGGTCAATGGAAAATAGATTTTCCATTCTGATTTTCTATtcataaatgtactttttttaaccgttattttgtataaatataatttttggtTTCAAAAGTCCTTCATTTTATCCATTTGTAGCAAATGTTTCTAACTGGTGATCATTTTACACTTTAATGCAATGTTTTGGAGCCTTTTATTGCTTCCTGCATCTGTACAGAATCTTTTGTGAGGCATTTAAAGGTATGCTTCTTATTAATAATGTAGGCGACGTCATTAACAGAGAGGTTCACTTAATTTTTCTAATCCTTATTCTGGACTAGTAAACTACTTGTGTGTTctaattttagtttagttctttattttttattattgggaTCAGACTACTGTCTGCATCATGTGGATTCAGTCTCATCTTGGTCTTGTGGTGAGTCCAATGCTTCTCACccaaacacctcaaacaccaTCAACACTTCAAACACaatcaaaacatttaaacaccatCAACACCTCAAACACAATCAACACCTCAAACATCAGCAACACATTTAAACACTATCAACACTTCAAACACAATCAACACATTTAAACACCATCAACACCTCAAACACAATCAACACCTCAAACATCAGCAACACATTTAAACACCATCAACACTTCAAACACAATCAATACATTTAAACACCATCAACACCTCAAACACAATCAACACCTCAAACATCAGCAACACATTTAAACACTATCAACACTTCAAACACCATCAATCCCTTAAACATCAACACCTCAAACACCCAAACCCATCAAACATGAACACTCAAGCACAATCAACCCCTCAAACACCCAAACCCATCAAACATTGTCAAACCCTCAAACACCCAAACCCCTCAAACACCCAAACCCCTTAACCACCATCAACACCTCAAACACCATCAACACCTCAAACACCATCAACACTCAGACGCAGATTTTTCTTTAGACTGAAGCAGAAATAACTATTGTGTAGTTTAGTTATTTGAAGTGATATTATGATCTAAATATAATTATATGCTAATAGATAATTAAGAATGATCATATGTATAAGATACAGATATTACCATTAGTAAAAATATGTCTCAACAGTTAATTATTATATAAGATGAAATATAATACTGAGCAATATTCTATGGCAattcaaacataaaacatataaacatataaaatccAAATATCATAAAAAGTAGAAATATGTGGGAAGAAACTGCTGAATTGATGAATTATGTCAGCTGAATTGTCACACACTGTTAAAAGCAGCGGCAAAACAAGACATAAAGATAAGGATCCTGATATACTGGAAATCCTAGTCCTGAGAGTTTCTCTTCATTATATACGCTTGTcattctgtattatgtatatatgctaattattacataaatattatattttttaagtaggATTCAATAATTGAAGCTGGTTAACTGATTTGTTTCCATGAACCACACCAACAATGAGTCTATAAATCAACTTAGTAAATAATATAATGATCAAACCGCATTTTATTATATATCActgcataaataataaaaaattgtttaATTTGAATGGTTGAGTTGCTAAAACACTGAGATATTTTAGTCAATAATCattacaaatattatataattgGTACACTAGAAATTCCGGTCCTGTGCGTGTCCTTCATATCCAGTTATCTCTTTCtattatactgtaccagtcaaacacaccttctcattcagtgcatTTTCTccattctaaattaatattaaagacatgagaacaattaagggacacatatggaattacgtagtaaacagtaaaaaaaaaagtgttactcatccacaatcccctgatctaaacctgatattacattacattttattgtagTCAATAATCATTACAATTATTATATAATCCatattgtaatgtatttttaCTCATGGTGATgacatttagtttattttgtttagatttaaatacatttacatatttttcattgaCTAAGGTGGCAGTTTATCCTTTTTTATTTGCActgattattttactttttaattttaattttaagcattgtGTTGGACACTGttcaaaaaaactaagaaacaaagatatatatatatatatatatatatatatatatatatatatatatatatatatatatatatatatatatatatataatatatatatatatatatatatatatatatatgcagttcaattattttaagaaacaaacaaaaaagaaaaactaaacaataaaatgtaatttgtgccAAACTCACCGTTTCCTCTGTAAAGCAGCTTTTTTCAGTATGTAGAAACTGCTGTTGGACgtctgtaaaaatgtataaagtcCTGAGGACCGGGCCAGTCTGAGAGTCCTGCGCTGCTGGTCGGTGAGCAATACATACCCTGATCACTGTCTTATCTATAAAGCAGGTGACGTGACGTGATCACTAATAGTCTcaaatttctctgtgatgggatGGTGATTTCTGATCGTCACTGAGTCATCAAACAAAGCCTGAGATGTTTGGAGTGGGTTGGAGTGGGTTGACTGAAAGGATGACAGTTTCCATCAGCATCAGCGTCCAGACAAAACAATGAACAAAAATGTATCTTTTAAAGACTGCGATTGCTCAAGAGTATTGTAGCAAAAATAACTTTCATTGTTCATTTTGTGTCAGATAGATTCTTCAATAGATACAGATAAAAATACTCAAGACTTTCCAAACACAGACCAACAGAAACACAGAAATCAGTAATTAAATGCAGGTTTATCTGACTACATTGTGATCACTCCGTTGATGCCTTGATTTAAATTGATATAAAGTTTCTCATGTCATGTTTCTGATGTAATTCATGCTCAGTGCCCAATTTGGGTGCCAAATTATCCATGCATGCTATATCAAGAAAATCTCAGaaaagattatatatataaaacagggacaaataaataacagaaaaaacatgtaatgtggtattaaatttaaaatgaactGTTATTTGCAGTCCGAAGCGGCAAAAAGAAAAGGCATCCAGGTACATTAGAAATTCCAGTCCTGTGCGTGTCCTTCATTACCAGTTATCTCTTTCGATTATACTGTACCAAAAGTCTGGGCACACCTTCTTACTCAGTgaattttctatattgtagattaatattagagACATTGAAACGATTAAGCGacacctgatgaactgagatggtgatttgggatgagctggaggaaaagtagcaactattgttcagcacctcaagGGACTCCTttctttaaaggtcaccttccgcgaaaatccgatttttcttgttttttgtggaatacagtaggtctctcagagttgaatgtgtacacctgcacattaaactgttctgcagcccccattgtctgcaggagctaagcaaagaaatcccccctccccccctccgaaaaacgggtgaattttgaattatctttctgcctacgtaggcagaaactcacagaccagcccaccttggctcgagaaactcccagaggcggagctgaagcgacgcaacatcaccgctcatcagttaggaggtgggaggcagtgagcggcagagcggtggaggggcgtcgcagtgctcctagccaatcagaggagagatatttgcatgctgtttgcatgtatgaatattcatgagcaaagctggaatccggtcattttggacacacccctaaaacagtccattaaaaaagagctatacagagacacctgagcactttttttttacaaaaacggctcacatgtcattcattcatactagagaccacaactagacattttaaaattaaagaaaaaacgacggaaggtgagctttaagacgctgaggaaactattccaggtgactctccctcatgaagatactgagattaaaataccaaatctgtcctcaaagatacatgtgatacttagaagaatctaaagtagaaaacagattctggtttatgtaacactttttgtttactaaataattcaaaataaaaagagGTGTATTCAAACTTATATATAATTt
It encodes:
- the LOC125787625 gene encoding mucin-2-like is translated as MTQHATVSAEEPTTAGTTELNTDAATVSSVSTVEQTTDITTKQTTDSTVQSSSPTVEQTTDKTAELTTGSPTQSSAPTVESTTDITAEQTTYSTIQSSAPTVDSTTDITAEQTIDSTVQSSAPTVEPTTDITAEQTTDSTIQSSAPTVETTTDITLEQTTDSPTQSSARTVETTTDITLEQTTDSPTQSSAPTVETTTDITLEQTTDSPTQSSAPTVEQTTDITLEQTIDSSTQSSAPTIELTDITAEQTTDSTVQSSAPTVESTTDITAEQTTGFTTKSSDPTVESTTDITAEQTTGFTTKSSDPTIESTTDITAEQTTDSTFQSSAPPVEPTTDITAEQTTDSTGQSSAPTIEPTTDITAEQTTDSTFQSSPPPVEPTTDIRAEQTTDSTTQSSAPTIELTDITAEQTTDSATQSSAPTIELTDITAEQTTDSTLQSSAPTIESTDITAEKTTDSTLQSSAPTIESTDITAKQTTDSTTQSSAPTIKLTDITAEQTTDSTLQSSAPTIELTDITAEQTTDPTVQSSGSTVVLTTDITGEQTTDSTIQSSAPTVEQTTDITLEQTTDSSTQSSAPTVESTTDMTAEQTTDSTTQSSAPTIELTDITAEQTTDSTVQTSAPTVESTTDITAEQTTGFTTKSSDSTVESTSDITAEQTTDSTFQSSAPPVEPTTDIRAEQTTDSTTQSSAPTIESTDITAEQTTDSTLQSSAPTIESTDITAKQTTDSTTESSAPTIKLTDITAEQTTDSTTQSSAPTIELTDITAEQTTDSTLQSSAPTIESTDITAEKTTDSTLQSSAPTIESTDITAKQTTDSTTQSSAPTIELTDITAEQTTDSTGQFTVSTIEPTTDITAEQTTHSTVQSSTPTVEPTTDITAEQTTDSTFQSSAPTVDSTTDITAEQTTDSTFHSSAPTVEPTTDITAEQTTDSIIQSSAPSIELTDITAEQTTDSTLQSSAPTVERTTDITAEQTTDSTFQSSAPTFELTTDITAEQTTDYIIQSCTPTVEPTTDITAEQMTDSTIQSSAPTFEPTTDITEQTTDSTFQSSASTVDSTTGITAEQATDSTIQSSSPTFEPTTDITTEQITDSTHQSSASTVESTTDIRAEQTTDSTTQSSAPTIESTDITAEQTTDSTLQSSAPTIESTDITAKQTTDSTTQSSAPTIELTDITAEQTTDSTTQSSAPTIESTDITAEQTTDSTLQSSAPTIESTDIIAKQTTDSTTQSSAPTIKLTDITAEQTTDSTSQSSAPTIELTDITAEQTTDPTVQYSGSTVELTTDITAEQTTDYIIQSSTPTVDSTTDITAEQTTDSTLQISGPTVEPTTDITAEQTTDFTFQSKQTTDSTVQFSAPTVEPTTDITAEQTTDSTVQSSAPPVEPTTDITAEQTTDYIIQSSTPTVEPTTDITTEQMTDSTIQSSAPTFEPTTDITEQTTDSTFQSSASIVDSTTGIRAEQATDSTIQSSSPTFEPTTDITTEQTTDSTHQTSASTVESTTDITAEQTTDSTTQSSSAPSVEPTTHITAERTTNSITQSNSAPPVESTTDITVEQTTGSTIQSSSAPTVESTTDITAEQTTDSTVQSSAPTVESTTDITVEQTTDSTTKYSSAPTVEATIHITAEQTMNSTTQSSSAPTVERTTDITAEQITDSTTKYSSAPTVEATTHITAEQITDSTTKYSSAPTVESTTHITAEQTIDSTVQSSAPAVESTTHITVEQTVNSTIQSSSFPRVESTTSTLEQTIDTTLQTSAAPTVDSTTAADSSLVVILEATTDLNMQSSTALSVKTTIDFTVELISSTVLNSESTTASMVEPITDTIYQSSAAAPTTETTTSSITKSTTDSNLQSSTASTVQSMPSLTKELPTESIVHTSTALAEEPKTTLTADSKTTVFTELSSSGMTTADSATVITGIKPGPSTVNIHVQWAVHSFQCLRLFSHQYYLDQLKQTGLFRFYHDRVP